The proteins below come from a single Asanoa ferruginea genomic window:
- a CDS encoding AAA family ATPase: MTQQTWDELGAPLPGPEFRAASDAIVTNIEQVIEGKTATVRLALAVLLAEGHLLIEDVPGVGKTKLAKALARSIDCSVRRIQFTPDLLPSDVTGVSVYNQENHDFEFKPGAVFANLVVGDEINRASPKTQSALLECMEEHQVTVDGTTYELQTPFMVIATQNPIEMEGTYPLPEAQRDRFTARIAMGYPDQASELKMLDAHGAHDPIYGLRAVSDAVTVRRLIATVRDVHVAEAVKQYAVDLVTATREAPDLRLGASPRAALQLIRTARAVAALEGRDYVLPDDLQALAVPVLAHRIIPTADAQLARRTTDAIVADIVHRLPLPHHRGQSPYDTRAPQTDGRGDYRRM, encoded by the coding sequence GTGACACAACAAACCTGGGACGAGTTGGGCGCACCGCTGCCCGGTCCCGAGTTCCGAGCCGCCAGCGATGCCATCGTGACCAACATCGAGCAGGTCATCGAGGGCAAGACGGCCACGGTGCGGCTCGCGCTCGCCGTCCTGCTCGCCGAGGGCCACCTCCTGATCGAAGATGTGCCCGGCGTCGGCAAGACCAAGCTGGCCAAGGCGCTGGCGCGGTCCATCGACTGTTCGGTGCGACGCATCCAGTTCACCCCCGACCTGCTGCCCAGCGACGTCACCGGGGTGAGCGTCTACAACCAGGAGAACCACGACTTCGAGTTCAAGCCGGGCGCGGTGTTCGCCAACCTGGTGGTCGGCGACGAGATCAACCGTGCGTCGCCGAAGACCCAGTCGGCGCTGCTCGAGTGCATGGAAGAACATCAGGTCACCGTCGACGGCACCACCTATGAGCTGCAGACGCCGTTCATGGTGATCGCGACCCAGAACCCGATCGAGATGGAGGGGACCTACCCGCTGCCGGAGGCGCAGCGCGACCGGTTCACCGCCCGGATCGCGATGGGCTACCCCGACCAGGCCTCAGAGCTCAAGATGCTCGACGCGCACGGCGCGCACGACCCGATCTACGGCCTGCGCGCGGTCTCCGACGCCGTCACGGTGCGCCGGCTGATCGCGACCGTTCGCGACGTGCACGTCGCCGAGGCGGTCAAGCAATACGCGGTCGACCTGGTCACCGCCACCCGCGAGGCGCCCGACCTGCGGCTGGGCGCGTCACCTCGCGCGGCGCTCCAGCTCATCCGCACCGCTCGCGCGGTCGCCGCGCTGGAGGGCCGCGACTACGTGCTCCCCGACGACCTACAGGCGCTGGCCGTGCCGGTGCTCGCGCACCGCATCATCCCGACGGCCGACGCCCAGCTCGCCCGGCGCACGACCGACGCGATCGTCGCCGACATCGTGCACCGGCTGCCGCTCCCCCACCACCGCGGCCAGTCCCCCTACGACACCAGGGCACCGCAGACCGACGGCCGCGGCGACTACCGGAGGATGTGA
- a CDS encoding DUF58 domain-containing protein, with translation MREALRGLTTRGRSFLAAGGAAALSALILGEKDLLRVAVLLAVLPLLAAAYVGRSRYKLACSRSLDPHRVQVGASSRVILRLQNLSRLPTGTLLLEDRLPYALGSRPRVVLERLGAHQASSVAYTVRADVRGRYEVGPLVVRLTDPFGLCELSRSFPSVDRLTVIPQVVPLPPVRLVGEFNGTGDSRARSVAVHGEDDAATREYRRGDDLRRVHWKSTARVGELMVRREEQPWESRATVVLDTRQYGHRGEGPTSSFEWAVSAAASIAVHLRAAGYKLRLVTDAGVDVDAGEAGGEGTLLDHLADVKLTPRGDVGLLVERVRRRSDGGLVIAVLGGLEPGETELLAALRGNNATCIAVLVDTSTWLNLAPEARAEADAAQEAAALGLLSSGWRVVGAAHGAKLPALWPQAARGSQGFAYRATMAETVAGTLGVAR, from the coding sequence GTGCGCGAGGCGCTGCGCGGGCTGACCACGCGCGGTCGCTCGTTCCTCGCCGCGGGCGGCGCGGCCGCCCTGTCGGCGTTGATCCTTGGTGAGAAAGACCTGCTCCGGGTCGCGGTGCTGCTGGCGGTCCTGCCGCTGCTCGCCGCGGCCTACGTCGGGCGCAGCCGCTACAAGCTGGCCTGCAGCCGGTCGCTCGACCCGCACCGGGTGCAGGTCGGCGCCAGCTCGCGGGTGATCCTGCGGTTGCAGAACCTGTCCCGGCTGCCGACCGGCACCCTGCTGCTCGAAGACCGGCTGCCCTACGCGCTCGGCAGCCGGCCCCGGGTGGTGCTCGAACGGCTCGGCGCGCACCAGGCCAGCTCCGTGGCCTACACGGTGCGGGCCGACGTCCGCGGCCGCTACGAGGTCGGCCCGCTGGTGGTCCGGCTGACCGACCCGTTCGGGCTGTGCGAGCTGTCCCGGTCGTTCCCCTCGGTCGACCGGCTCACCGTCATCCCACAGGTGGTGCCGCTCCCGCCGGTGCGCCTGGTCGGCGAGTTCAACGGCACCGGCGACAGCCGGGCCCGCTCGGTCGCCGTGCACGGCGAAGACGACGCGGCGACCCGCGAATACCGGCGCGGCGACGACCTGCGGCGGGTCCACTGGAAGTCGACCGCGCGGGTCGGCGAGCTGATGGTCCGCCGCGAGGAGCAGCCTTGGGAGAGCCGGGCCACCGTCGTTCTCGACACCCGGCAATACGGGCACCGGGGCGAGGGCCCGACGTCGAGCTTCGAGTGGGCGGTCTCGGCCGCCGCCTCGATCGCGGTGCACCTGCGCGCGGCGGGCTACAAGCTGCGGCTGGTCACCGACGCCGGCGTCGACGTCGACGCGGGTGAGGCGGGCGGCGAGGGCACGCTCCTCGACCACCTCGCCGACGTCAAGCTGACCCCGCGCGGCGACGTGGGGCTGCTGGTCGAGCGGGTCCGCCGGCGCTCCGACGGCGGTCTGGTGATCGCGGTCCTCGGCGGCCTCGAACCCGGCGAGACCGAGTTGCTGGCCGCCCTGCGCGGCAACAACGCCACCTGCATCGCGGTGTTGGTCGACACGTCGACCTGGCTCAACCTCGCACCCGAGGCCCGGGCCGAAGCCGACGCGGCCCAGGAGGCCGCCGCGCTCGGCCTGCTCAGCAGCGGCTGGCGGGTGGTCGGTGCCGCACACGGCGCCAAGCTGCCGGCGCTGTGGCCGCAGGCCGCGCGCGGTTCGCAGGGCTTCGCCTACCGGGCCACCATGGCCGAGACGGTCGCCGGAACGTTGGGAGTGGCGCGATGA
- a CDS encoding transglutaminase TgpA family protein has product MRSRRHMGLVAAVATLMAAAPLSTIFEQWTWLIQCTIAVALIAGAATLARTARAPVWAQFIAMAVTLLLALTWLFPSGQEILGILPWTGTLEHFGALLAQSGEDMRTFAVLVPDSDPLLFVTVLGIGSVAVIVDLAVVGLRRPALAGLPMLAIYSVPVAVYADSVSFLPFVVGAMGFLWLLVADKVDGVRRFGRRFTGDGRDVDVWEPSPLAAAGRRLAVVGVILAVALPVAIPGMTSGLLSRFNNGSGDGAGLGDGSGRPGRINLFAALQGQLRQNKVITFARVTTTDPDPFYLRFAVADDVTSEGFRSRSPQGRSLRQLEDPRAAPRAGVSYEQYSAQVEMSTDYQMQFAPVYGVPIGTEGLDNQWLYDTNQQVIFSNRATARDKDYRFDFVRANFTEDALRAADAPDPDSLEVKRFTQVPQVQQVRTKVNELIVGKTNTYDRVMAIYRYFSSANGFRYELQTEGGTSGEDIVNFLTNKKGYCQQYAATMAWMVRQAGIPARVAFGFTNGTSRDGDAMVLTNYNLHAWTEVYFGPEYGWVPFDATPRTGVPGALRPDYAPDPDQVRVTPSATPSSAAGAGSDDPSDLPGKEDPGGNEALPSGPAPTMPMWPFYTGAGVLLALIFLGAPAFRRSTLRRRRRILATASATAELQPGAATVLPTSDEARRSRAHAHAAWDELIDTLVDYRVPIDLTETPRATAERLAVAELRGDATGAIDGVRLLGQAEERARYARSPLTGPGLTEAVRSVRRGLSGRATRRVRVVAALFPPSVVARWRGAVVDVSTSAVTTVSRLRERLGRLSPRRLLTNRAR; this is encoded by the coding sequence ATGAGGAGCCGGCGGCACATGGGGCTGGTGGCGGCGGTCGCCACGCTGATGGCCGCGGCTCCCCTGAGCACCATCTTCGAGCAGTGGACCTGGCTGATCCAGTGCACCATCGCGGTCGCGCTGATCGCCGGCGCGGCCACCCTGGCCCGCACCGCGCGGGCACCGGTGTGGGCCCAGTTCATCGCGATGGCGGTGACCCTGCTGCTGGCGCTGACCTGGCTGTTCCCCAGCGGCCAGGAGATCCTCGGGATCCTGCCGTGGACCGGCACGCTCGAACACTTCGGCGCGCTGCTCGCCCAGTCCGGCGAAGACATGCGCACCTTCGCCGTCCTGGTGCCCGACAGCGACCCGCTGCTGTTCGTCACCGTGCTGGGCATCGGCTCGGTCGCGGTGATCGTCGACCTGGCGGTGGTCGGCCTGCGCCGCCCGGCACTGGCCGGCCTGCCGATGCTGGCCATCTACTCGGTGCCCGTCGCGGTCTACGCCGACAGCGTCTCGTTCCTGCCCTTCGTGGTCGGCGCGATGGGCTTCCTCTGGCTGCTGGTCGCCGACAAGGTCGACGGCGTGCGCCGCTTCGGCCGCCGGTTCACCGGCGACGGGCGTGACGTCGACGTCTGGGAGCCGTCACCACTGGCCGCGGCCGGCCGCCGGCTCGCGGTGGTCGGCGTGATCCTGGCGGTCGCGCTGCCGGTCGCCATCCCCGGCATGACCTCGGGCCTGCTGTCGCGCTTCAACAACGGCTCCGGCGACGGCGCCGGCCTCGGCGACGGCTCCGGCCGCCCCGGGCGGATCAACCTGTTCGCGGCGTTGCAGGGCCAGCTCCGGCAGAACAAGGTGATCACCTTCGCGCGCGTGACGACCACCGACCCCGACCCGTTCTACCTGCGCTTCGCGGTCGCCGACGACGTCACCTCCGAGGGCTTCCGCAGCCGCTCGCCGCAGGGCCGCAGCCTGCGCCAGCTCGAAGACCCGCGAGCGGCGCCCCGCGCCGGGGTCAGCTACGAGCAGTATTCGGCGCAGGTCGAGATGTCGACCGACTACCAGATGCAGTTCGCACCGGTCTACGGCGTGCCGATCGGCACCGAGGGCCTCGACAACCAGTGGCTCTACGACACCAACCAGCAGGTCATCTTCTCCAACCGCGCGACCGCGCGCGACAAGGACTACCGGTTCGACTTCGTCCGGGCCAACTTCACCGAAGACGCGCTGCGGGCCGCCGACGCGCCCGACCCCGACAGCCTCGAGGTCAAGCGCTTCACCCAGGTGCCCCAGGTCCAACAGGTGCGCACCAAGGTCAACGAGCTGATCGTCGGCAAGACCAACACCTACGACCGGGTGATGGCGATCTACCGCTACTTCTCGTCGGCCAACGGCTTCCGCTACGAGTTGCAGACCGAGGGCGGCACCTCCGGTGAGGACATCGTCAACTTCCTGACCAACAAGAAGGGCTACTGCCAGCAATACGCGGCGACGATGGCCTGGATGGTCCGCCAGGCCGGCATCCCGGCGAGGGTGGCCTTCGGCTTCACCAACGGCACCTCCCGCGACGGCGACGCGATGGTCCTGACGAACTACAACCTGCACGCCTGGACCGAGGTCTACTTCGGCCCCGAATACGGCTGGGTGCCGTTCGACGCGACCCCGCGCACCGGCGTGCCCGGCGCGCTGCGCCCTGACTACGCACCCGACCCCGACCAGGTGCGGGTGACCCCGTCGGCGACCCCGTCGTCAGCGGCGGGCGCGGGCAGCGACGACCCGAGCGACCTGCCGGGCAAGGAAGACCCGGGCGGCAACGAGGCCCTGCCATCGGGCCCAGCACCGACGATGCCGATGTGGCCGTTCTACACGGGCGCCGGCGTGCTGCTGGCGCTGATCTTCCTGGGCGCACCGGCGTTCCGCCGGTCCACCCTGCGCCGCCGGCGTCGCATCCTGGCCACGGCGAGCGCCACGGCCGAGCTACAACCAGGAGCAGCGACGGTCCTCCCGACGAGCGACGAGGCCCGAAGAAGCCGGGCCCACGCCCACGCGGCGTGGGACGAACTGATCGACACGCTGGTCGACTACCGGGTCCCGATCGACCTGACCGAAACCCCTCGGGCAACGGCCGAACGCCTGGCAGTGGCAGAGCTGCGCGGCGACGCGACGGGCGCGATCGACGGCGTGCGACTGCTGGGGCAGGCGGAGGAACGGGCGCGCTACGCCCGCAGCCCGCTGACCGGGCCGGGCCTGACCGAGGCGGTCCGCTCGGTCCGCCGCGGCCTGTCCGGCCGGGCGACCCGACGGGTCCGCGTGGTGGCGGCGCTCTTCCCGCCGTCGGTCGTGGCCCGCTGGCGGGGTGCGGTGGTCGACGTGTCGACGTCGGCGGTGACCACGGTGTCCCGGCTGCGCGAGCGACTGGGGCGGCTCAGCCCGCGGCGGTTGCTGACCAACCGGGCCCGCTGA
- a CDS encoding DUF3040 domain-containing protein, whose product MPLSEHEQRLFEQIERSLAEDPKFASAVRASDPRFHARRRLLLAAAVIIAGLALVVFGTVNKTPLLGVAGFVIMLGAAAFAMQSHRKGQQPDLHVVGGTASRRTRARRSGLLDRLEERWKQRPEGHR is encoded by the coding sequence GTGCCGCTCTCGGAGCACGAGCAGCGGCTGTTCGAGCAGATCGAGCGGTCGCTTGCCGAGGATCCCAAGTTCGCCTCGGCCGTGCGCGCCAGCGACCCGCGTTTCCACGCGCGGCGTCGTCTGCTCTTGGCCGCCGCCGTGATCATCGCTGGCCTGGCCCTGGTTGTCTTCGGCACGGTGAACAAGACACCGCTGCTCGGCGTGGCGGGTTTCGTCATCATGCTGGGTGCCGCGGCGTTCGCCATGCAGTCGCACCGCAAGGGCCAACAGCCCGACCTGCACGTCGTCGGTGGCACCGCCAGCCGCCGCACCCGCGCGCGCAGATCAGGCCTGCTCGACCGTCTCGAAGAGCGCTGGAAGCAGCGCCCAGAGGGACACCGCTGA
- the dinB gene encoding DNA polymerase IV → MGRSQVVPRGGDARFGAGADDTGCTILHVDMDAFYASVEVRKRPDLAGRPVVVGGIGPRGVVSSASYEARTYGVRSAMPTGRARALCPGAVFLPVDMAAYAEASRAVMAIFNDVTPLVEPLSVDEAFLDVAGAARLLGPPASIAALIRRRVSEEQGLSCSVGVASTKFVAKLGSTRAKPDGVIVVPRDQVLDFLHPLPVDALWGVGEKASETLRRLGLATVGAVAEAPVGMLRSALGEAAAAHLHELSWGRDPRQVSVEHVEKSIGAEVTFDTDVADVEVIKRALLDLSTKVGARLRRADQAGRTVSIKVRLADFRTVNRSRTLGTATDVAHEIFATAWALYQALRPGDRIRLVGVRVEGLAVASGSARQPELGAPEHGWREAEAAADAAAARFGRSVVRPASLLTGERMEIRPRPSVVPLSDPRSPS, encoded by the coding sequence GTGGGACGTAGTCAGGTGGTGCCGCGCGGCGGTGACGCGCGGTTCGGGGCGGGTGCCGATGACACCGGCTGCACGATCCTGCATGTCGACATGGACGCGTTCTACGCGTCGGTCGAGGTGCGCAAGCGGCCCGACCTGGCCGGGCGGCCCGTCGTGGTGGGCGGCATCGGGCCGCGCGGGGTGGTGAGTTCGGCCAGCTACGAAGCCCGGACCTATGGCGTACGCAGCGCGATGCCGACCGGTCGGGCCCGCGCGCTGTGCCCGGGTGCGGTGTTCCTCCCGGTCGACATGGCCGCTTACGCGGAGGCGTCGAGGGCCGTCATGGCGATCTTCAACGATGTGACGCCGCTGGTCGAGCCGCTCTCGGTCGACGAGGCCTTCCTCGACGTGGCGGGCGCGGCGCGGTTGCTCGGCCCGCCGGCGTCGATCGCGGCGTTGATCCGCCGGCGGGTGTCCGAGGAGCAGGGGCTGAGCTGCTCGGTGGGGGTCGCGTCGACCAAGTTCGTGGCCAAGCTCGGCTCGACGCGGGCCAAACCCGACGGCGTGATCGTGGTGCCGCGCGACCAGGTGCTCGACTTCCTGCACCCGTTGCCGGTCGACGCGCTGTGGGGCGTGGGCGAGAAAGCATCCGAGACGTTGCGCCGGCTGGGGCTCGCGACCGTGGGCGCGGTGGCCGAGGCACCGGTCGGAATGCTGCGGTCCGCGCTGGGCGAAGCGGCCGCCGCGCACCTGCACGAGCTGTCCTGGGGGCGCGATCCCCGGCAGGTTTCCGTCGAACACGTGGAAAAATCGATCGGCGCTGAGGTTACTTTCGACACTGACGTCGCCGATGTCGAAGTGATCAAGCGGGCGTTGCTCGATCTGTCGACCAAGGTCGGTGCCCGGCTCCGCCGGGCCGACCAGGCGGGTCGCACGGTGTCCATCAAGGTCCGATTGGCCGACTTCCGCACCGTCAACCGCTCCCGCACCCTGGGCACCGCGACCGACGTCGCGCACGAGATCTTTGCCACCGCTTGGGCGCTCTACCAGGCACTTCGTCCCGGTGACCGGATCCGCCTGGTGGGTGTCCGGGTCGAGGGTCTGGCGGTCGCGTCCGGTTCGGCCCGGCAGCCCGAGTTGGGTGCGCCGGAGCACGGGTGGCGAGAGGCAGAAGCGGCGGCTGATGCCGCTGCTGCCCGATTCGGGCGCTCTGTCGTCCGCCCGGCCAGCCTCCTCACGGGCGAACGGATGGAAATTCGACCCCGGCCGTCGGTCGTCCCGCTTTCCGACCCGCGAAGCCCCTCGTAG
- a CDS encoding alkaline phosphatase family protein, protein MSERDQVLPRYGADSLMDVLPSALATLGVPGFDDILGLRLDGVRRIAVLLIDGLGWHQIPTAAPFAPNLADLAARAPRMITTGFPSTTPTSLVSLGTGASPGTHGVLGFRVAIPGTDTVLTHTHWRHDPDPATWQPVPTLFERAAATGLAVSVANRPEFTHSGLTMAANRGADYRPASDVDELAAGVLAGLGHAGGPPALSYGYFPDLDRYGHVFGVDSEPWRAAAVQVDALLDRVLDGLPADAALLVTADHGQLDVPAEHRFDFDADPRLQAGVRVVAGEPRVRYLHTRPGATQDVLATWTEILGDAAWVAHREEVIAQGWFGPVPERNLERIGEVVAICHGTHAVVAPTSEHAIKAMLIAYHGSYSAVEMEIPLLVSRARG, encoded by the coding sequence ATGAGCGAGCGCGACCAGGTGCTGCCGCGGTACGGCGCCGACAGCCTGATGGATGTGTTGCCCAGCGCCCTCGCGACGCTCGGCGTTCCCGGTTTCGACGACATCCTCGGGCTGCGGCTCGACGGGGTCCGGCGGATCGCGGTCCTGTTGATCGACGGCCTCGGCTGGCACCAGATCCCGACCGCGGCGCCGTTCGCGCCGAACCTGGCCGACCTCGCCGCCCGGGCTCCTCGGATGATCACGACGGGCTTCCCGTCGACGACACCGACCAGCCTGGTCTCCCTCGGCACCGGGGCCAGCCCGGGCACCCACGGCGTGCTCGGCTTCCGGGTCGCCATCCCCGGCACCGACACGGTCCTGACCCACACTCACTGGCGGCACGACCCGGACCCCGCGACGTGGCAGCCGGTGCCCACCCTCTTCGAGCGCGCCGCCGCCACCGGGCTGGCGGTCTCCGTGGCCAACCGCCCCGAGTTCACCCACAGCGGCCTGACCATGGCGGCCAACCGGGGTGCCGACTACCGGCCCGCCTCCGACGTCGACGAACTCGCCGCGGGCGTGCTGGCCGGCCTCGGCCATGCCGGCGGGCCACCGGCCCTGTCCTACGGCTACTTTCCGGACCTCGACCGCTACGGCCATGTCTTCGGCGTCGACTCGGAGCCCTGGCGGGCGGCCGCGGTCCAGGTCGACGCGCTGCTCGACCGGGTGCTCGACGGGCTGCCGGCCGACGCCGCGCTGCTGGTGACCGCCGATCATGGCCAGCTCGACGTGCCGGCCGAGCACCGCTTCGACTTCGACGCTGACCCGCGACTACAGGCCGGCGTACGCGTCGTCGCCGGCGAGCCCCGCGTCCGCTACCTGCACACCCGGCCCGGCGCGACGCAGGACGTGCTGGCCACCTGGACGGAGATCCTCGGCGACGCGGCCTGGGTGGCCCACCGCGAGGAAGTCATCGCCCAGGGCTGGTTCGGACCGGTGCCGGAACGCAACCTGGAGCGCATCGGCGAGGTGGTCGCGATCTGCCACGGCACCCACGCGGTCGTCGCGCCGACCTCGGAACACGCGATCAAGGCGATGCTGATCGCCTACCACGGTTCCTACTCGGCGGTGGAGATGGAAATCCCGCTGCTCGTCTCCCGCGCCCGCGGGTAG
- a CDS encoding methyltransferase domain-containing protein encodes MERTTVRPGPRTAVVWQVLRRELDRAPEGGFTILDVGGGTGGFAVPLAEAGHRVTVVDASPDALAALNRRANEAGVAPRVRAVQGDGDALAGLVTPGTVDLVLCHAVLEVVDDPAGVVAAIAAALRPGGAASVLVASRAAAVLARATGGHLAAAAALLADPDGRTGPRDLLRRRYDADGATDLLRGAGLTVEGIHGVRVVADLVPAAAADADPRTLLDLELAAAARPPYRDIAAQLHLLARRPADLA; translated from the coding sequence GTGGAGCGAACAACGGTCCGTCCCGGCCCCCGCACCGCGGTCGTCTGGCAGGTGCTACGCCGCGAGCTCGACCGCGCGCCCGAGGGCGGGTTCACCATCCTCGACGTGGGCGGCGGCACCGGCGGCTTCGCCGTCCCGCTGGCCGAAGCCGGCCATCGCGTGACCGTCGTCGACGCCAGCCCCGACGCGCTCGCGGCCCTCAACCGCCGCGCCAACGAGGCCGGCGTCGCGCCCCGGGTCCGCGCGGTCCAGGGCGACGGCGACGCGCTCGCCGGCCTGGTCACCCCCGGGACCGTCGACCTGGTGCTCTGCCACGCCGTGCTCGAGGTGGTCGACGACCCGGCCGGCGTCGTCGCCGCCATCGCCGCCGCGCTGCGCCCCGGCGGTGCCGCCTCGGTGCTGGTCGCCTCCCGCGCCGCCGCGGTGCTGGCCCGCGCCACCGGGGGCCATCTCGCGGCCGCGGCCGCGCTGCTCGCCGACCCCGACGGCCGCACCGGGCCGCGCGACCTGCTGCGCCGCCGCTACGACGCCGACGGCGCCACCGACCTGCTGCGCGGCGCGGGGCTGACGGTCGAGGGCATCCACGGCGTACGCGTCGTCGCTGACCTGGTCCCCGCCGCCGCGGCCGACGCCGACCCGCGCACGCTGCTCGACCTCGAACTGGCCGCCGCGGCCCGCCCGCCCTACCGCGACATCGCCGCCCAGCTCCACCTGCTCGCCCGCAGGCCCGCCGACCTCGCATGA
- a CDS encoding ester cyclase yields MTLAEKLARGVLDAMNAGDVEAIGPLVAEDFVDHGAPPWAPQGRSGYLQILGYVTQALQISYEVHDIVAAGDKVAIRATAHGVNTVDTLGFAPTGKPYAMHTMHLYRESGGVLVEHWGIRDELGVLWQVGALTPPRPTGFGLPAGAPLGD; encoded by the coding sequence ATGACGCTCGCGGAGAAGCTCGCCCGCGGAGTGCTCGACGCGATGAACGCCGGCGACGTCGAGGCGATCGGCCCGCTGGTGGCCGAGGACTTCGTCGACCATGGCGCGCCGCCGTGGGCGCCACAGGGGCGGAGCGGATATCTCCAGATCCTGGGGTACGTGACGCAGGCGCTCCAGATCAGCTACGAGGTGCACGACATCGTGGCCGCCGGCGACAAGGTGGCGATCCGGGCCACCGCGCACGGTGTCAACACGGTCGACACGTTGGGGTTCGCGCCGACCGGCAAGCCCTACGCGATGCACACCATGCATCTCTACCGGGAGTCCGGCGGTGTGCTGGTCGAGCACTGGGGCATCCGCGACGAGCTCGGCGTGCTCTGGCAGGTGGGCGCGTTGACGCCGCCGCGCCCGACCGGCTTCGGGCTGCCCGCCGGCGCGCCGCTGGGAGACTGA
- a CDS encoding TetR/AcrR family transcriptional regulator yields MTTRRYQSTVRAEQARATRQRVLDAARALFIRRGYTGTTVEAIAARAQVSVQTVYNTVGGKAAVLKAVYDATIAGDTEPIPMIERPTARAMLATDDARECLALYARMGREIHERIGPLVPILLTEGAAGDREVRGFIDAIENERAIGTAGVARHVAERFGLRAGLSVEEAADVLWTLTAPDVVHRLVRRRRWTLDRFEHWLGETMADTLLGPA; encoded by the coding sequence GTGACCACCCGGCGGTATCAGAGCACGGTCCGCGCCGAGCAGGCCCGCGCCACCCGGCAGCGGGTGCTCGACGCGGCCCGCGCGCTGTTCATCCGCCGCGGCTACACCGGCACGACCGTCGAGGCGATCGCGGCCCGCGCGCAGGTGAGTGTGCAGACCGTCTACAACACGGTCGGCGGCAAGGCGGCGGTGCTCAAGGCGGTGTACGACGCCACGATCGCCGGCGACACCGAGCCCATCCCGATGATCGAGCGGCCGACGGCCCGGGCGATGCTGGCCACCGACGACGCCCGCGAGTGCCTGGCGCTGTATGCCCGGATGGGCCGCGAGATCCACGAACGGATCGGGCCGCTGGTGCCGATCCTGCTGACCGAGGGGGCGGCGGGAGACCGGGAGGTTCGCGGGTTCATCGACGCGATCGAGAACGAGCGGGCGATCGGCACGGCGGGGGTCGCCCGGCACGTCGCCGAGCGGTTCGGGCTGCGGGCCGGGTTGTCGGTCGAGGAGGCCGCCGACGTGCTGTGGACGCTGACCGCGCCGGACGTCGTGCACCGCCTGGTCCGCCGGCGCCGGTGGACCCTCGACCGGTTCGAGCACTGGCTCGGCGAGACGATGGCCGACACGCTGCTCGGCCCGGCCTGA